A genomic segment from Bradyrhizobium sp. CB1015 encodes:
- the fdh3B gene encoding formate dehydrogenase FDH3 subunit beta, giving the protein MPRVKFLCDADRCIECNACVTACKNEHEVPWGINRRRVVTINDGKPGERSVSMACMHCTDAPCAAVCPVSCFYTTADSIVLHSKDLCIGCGYCFYACPFGAPQYPKVGNFGSRGKMDKCTYCAGGPEADNTPAEYAKYGSNRLAEGKLPLCAEMCSTKSLLAGDGAIIAEIYKERVMKRGYGSGAWGWKTAYHEGVDV; this is encoded by the coding sequence ATGCCTCGCGTCAAATTTCTTTGTGACGCCGACCGTTGTATCGAGTGCAATGCGTGCGTGACGGCCTGCAAGAACGAACACGAGGTACCTTGGGGTATCAATCGCCGCCGTGTCGTCACCATTAACGACGGCAAGCCCGGCGAGCGCTCCGTGTCAATGGCCTGCATGCACTGCACGGATGCACCCTGTGCGGCAGTTTGCCCGGTGTCGTGCTTCTACACTACGGCAGACAGCATCGTTCTTCACTCGAAGGACCTCTGCATTGGTTGCGGATATTGCTTCTACGCGTGCCCGTTCGGCGCACCACAGTATCCAAAGGTCGGAAACTTCGGCTCCCGCGGCAAGATGGACAAATGCACCTACTGCGCAGGCGGCCCGGAAGCCGACAACACGCCAGCTGAGTATGCGAAATACGGTTCTAATCGTCTTGCCGAAGGCAAGCTGCCGCTCTGTGCCGAAATGTGCTCGACCAAATCGCTGCTTGCAGGCGATGGCGCGATCATCGCCGAGATCTACAAGGAGCGCGTGATGAAGCGTGGCTACGGCTCGGGCGCATGGGGCTGGAAGACAGCCTACCACGAGGGCGTTGATGTCTGA
- a CDS encoding MBL fold metallo-hydrolase, with translation MATINEHIMSRRGFCLCCMAATTVAATGGWLSPRQAFAEARNIVNLIRDDAAQAAIKVHKLRDNVSILEGSGGNIAVMTGADGKVFIDAGITASRPRILEAANGLSRDPVSHLINTHWHFDHTDGNQWLNAEGAAIIAHENTHKHLLVAQRVEDWDFNFPSSPLSAVPTEIVSSEKALKLNRSTLLLKYYGPAHTDSDLSVTIPEADILHCGDTYWNGIYPFIDYSTGGNIDGMIKAAEANVVAVTDKTIVIPGHGNPVSNKAELSAYRDMLVAIRDNIGKLKQQGRSLDDTIAAKPTAAFDAKWGQFLITPAFFTRLVYEGV, from the coding sequence ATGGCGACCATCAACGAACATATCATGTCGCGACGAGGGTTCTGCCTGTGCTGCATGGCGGCGACCACAGTCGCGGCAACCGGCGGCTGGCTCTCGCCGCGACAGGCTTTCGCAGAAGCGCGCAATATCGTGAACCTCATCCGTGACGACGCCGCCCAAGCAGCCATCAAAGTCCATAAGCTGCGCGACAATGTCAGCATCCTCGAGGGGTCTGGCGGCAATATCGCTGTCATGACAGGCGCCGACGGCAAGGTGTTCATTGATGCCGGCATCACCGCATCCCGTCCGCGCATCCTAGAGGCTGCGAATGGGCTGAGCCGCGACCCGGTTTCGCACCTCATCAACACACACTGGCACTTCGATCACACGGACGGCAATCAATGGCTGAATGCGGAAGGGGCAGCCATCATCGCCCATGAGAACACCCACAAGCATCTGCTGGTCGCCCAGAGAGTTGAGGACTGGGATTTCAACTTCCCGTCTTCTCCGCTATCGGCCGTTCCGACCGAAATCGTCTCGTCCGAGAAAGCTCTGAAGCTCAACCGGTCTACGCTTCTCCTCAAATATTACGGTCCTGCGCACACCGATAGCGACCTATCGGTGACGATCCCCGAAGCGGACATTCTTCATTGCGGCGACACCTACTGGAACGGCATCTATCCGTTCATCGACTATTCAACCGGCGGAAACATCGACGGAATGATCAAGGCGGCCGAGGCGAATGTTGTTGCCGTAACCGACAAGACGATCGTCATCCCGGGGCACGGCAACCCGGTCAGCAACAAAGCTGAGCTTTCGGCCTATCGCGACATGCTTGTCGCAATCCGAGACAATATCGGCAAGCTCAAGCAGCAGGGCCGCTCGCTCGATGACACGATTGCCGCCAAGCCGACCGCGGCGTTCGATGCAAAGTGGGGCCAATTCCTTATCACGCCGGCGTTTTTCACACGACTGGTTTACGAGGGCGTCTGA
- a CDS encoding cytochrome ubiquinol oxidase subunit I, with protein MFGLTALELARIQFGFTVSFHIIFPAITIGLASYLAVLEGLWLWKMDEVYRDLYEFWSKIFAVNFAMGVVSGLVMAYQFGTNWSYFSAFAGSITGPLLTYEVLTAFFLEAGFLGVMLFGWNKVGPGLHFFATVMVATGTLISATWILASNSWMQTPQGFEIIDGRIVPVDWPKVIFNPSFPYRLVHMTIAAYLATALFVGAAGAWHLLRGRATPAVRTMMSMAMWMVLLVAPIQIAAGDQHGLNTLEYQPAKIAAVEGHWENTPGEGVPLIIFGLPDMKAETTRAAVQIPYLGSLILTHSLHGQIPGLKQFAPGDRPNSAIVFWTFRVMVGLGFLMLFLGLWSLWLRAHNALFVSRPFLRFTTLMGPSGLIALLAGWLTTEIGRQPWVVYGVMRTDHAVTNHSALALSTTLIVFIVMYSAVFGTGISYMLKMVAKGPTQGKEAERAIGQAERPARPLSAAPDNIEPTIQQ; from the coding sequence ATGTTCGGACTAACCGCGCTTGAACTCGCCCGCATCCAGTTCGGGTTTACGGTGTCGTTCCACATCATCTTCCCTGCAATCACCATTGGCCTCGCCAGCTACTTGGCGGTCCTGGAAGGTCTTTGGCTCTGGAAGATGGATGAAGTTTATCGCGATCTCTATGAGTTTTGGTCCAAGATCTTCGCGGTCAACTTCGCGATGGGCGTCGTCTCCGGTCTCGTTATGGCCTATCAATTCGGCACGAACTGGAGCTACTTCTCGGCCTTCGCTGGCAGCATTACGGGGCCGCTGCTGACCTATGAGGTGCTGACCGCCTTCTTCCTTGAGGCGGGGTTCTTGGGGGTCATGTTGTTCGGCTGGAACAAGGTCGGGCCTGGTCTCCATTTTTTTGCGACCGTCATGGTCGCCACCGGAACGCTCATCTCGGCAACCTGGATTCTCGCGTCGAATAGCTGGATGCAAACGCCGCAGGGCTTCGAGATCATCGACGGCCGCATCGTGCCTGTCGACTGGCCGAAGGTCATCTTCAACCCATCCTTCCCCTACAGACTTGTGCATATGACCATTGCGGCCTATCTGGCGACGGCTCTATTCGTCGGTGCCGCTGGGGCCTGGCACCTGCTGCGCGGGCGCGCAACGCCGGCCGTGCGAACCATGATGTCGATGGCGATGTGGATGGTGCTGCTCGTGGCGCCCATCCAGATCGCAGCTGGTGACCAGCACGGTCTCAACACCCTCGAGTACCAGCCCGCGAAGATTGCCGCAGTGGAGGGGCACTGGGAGAACACGCCCGGCGAAGGTGTCCCGCTGATCATCTTTGGCCTGCCGGACATGAAGGCGGAGACCACCCGCGCAGCGGTCCAGATACCTTATCTCGGCAGCTTGATCCTTACCCACAGCCTGCACGGTCAAATCCCTGGCCTGAAACAGTTCGCGCCTGGGGACCGCCCGAACTCAGCCATCGTATTCTGGACGTTTCGGGTGATGGTGGGCCTGGGCTTCCTGATGCTGTTCCTCGGCCTGTGGAGCCTATGGCTGCGCGCTCACAATGCGCTCTTCGTCTCGAGGCCATTTCTGCGCTTCACCACCCTCATGGGTCCCAGCGGTCTGATCGCCCTCCTTGCAGGTTGGCTGACGACGGAGATCGGCCGGCAGCCTTGGGTGGTCTACGGCGTCATGCGGACCGACCACGCGGTCACGAACCATTCGGCGCTCGCGCTATCGACGACATTGATCGTATTCATCGTGATGTATTCTGCCGTCTTCGGCACGGGGATCAGCTACATGCTTAAGATGGTCGCCAAAGGACCGACGCAAGGCAAAGAGGCAGAGCGCGCGATTGGCCAAGCAGAGCGCCCCGCCCGGCCGCTGTCGGCCGCGCCCGATAACATCGAGCCAACAATCCAACAATGA
- a CDS encoding DUF3305 domain-containing protein, which translates to MCSPVSVQIIVGVVIERRKAKSLWLDFLWRPVSVLVGNPSAAPWTRIGEKDETTLFYAGAAPIELHRTDTENYLQNLASGSPMLWVVLRRVAAESAAPAFDILTVTANPSEGEALTDAGNNLVETVSMPAEIIEATRNFILEHHVERPFNKRQRDRVDPMMRGHHERG; encoded by the coding sequence GTGTGTTCGCCAGTCAGCGTACAAATTATTGTTGGTGTGGTGATTGAGCGTCGTAAGGCAAAGAGCCTGTGGCTCGATTTCCTTTGGCGGCCAGTTTCCGTGCTTGTTGGAAACCCGTCAGCCGCGCCTTGGACGCGGATCGGTGAGAAAGATGAAACGACCCTATTCTATGCTGGCGCGGCTCCGATCGAATTGCATCGAACCGACACGGAGAACTATCTTCAGAATCTTGCTTCGGGGTCGCCGATGCTGTGGGTCGTCTTGCGGCGGGTTGCGGCCGAATCTGCGGCTCCGGCGTTCGATATTCTGACGGTAACAGCCAATCCTTCAGAGGGTGAGGCTCTCACTGACGCTGGCAACAATCTGGTCGAGACGGTGTCGATGCCGGCTGAGATTATCGAGGCCACACGCAATTTTATCCTCGAACATCACGTCGAGCGCCCCTTTAACAAACGGCAACGAGACCGTGTCGATCCAATGATGCGCGGTCACCATGAACGCGGCTGA
- a CDS encoding HD domain-containing protein — translation MNVRTTLTWFALTLVVAGSSLAPNVHAETVTPNVAKAVPNAVDDILGVRIPDSKLARDAAQVIRDTETDLLFQHSMRVYYWAALAGKRKGLTFDPELLYVAAMFHDYGLTAGYGESHLRYEVDGANAAREFLRSHGISEADGQRVWLAIALHTTNGISPHMEPTAALLAEAANMDLVGAGFDDFTAEQRSAIEAAYPRPPQFAEGFLQTLYDSLKHRPETTQGTGLADVMAYKDPGFRRRDFSNLMRKSRWTTGR, via the coding sequence ATGAATGTTCGTACCACTCTCACCTGGTTCGCCCTCACGTTGGTCGTCGCCGGATCCTCCTTGGCACCAAACGTTCACGCCGAAACGGTCACGCCTAACGTCGCTAAAGCGGTTCCGAACGCCGTCGACGACATTTTGGGGGTAAGAATTCCCGACAGCAAATTGGCGCGCGACGCAGCTCAAGTCATTCGCGATACCGAAACCGACTTGCTATTTCAGCACTCTATGCGCGTTTACTATTGGGCTGCCTTGGCGGGAAAGCGCAAGGGTTTGACCTTTGACCCGGAACTTCTTTACGTAGCGGCCATGTTCCATGATTATGGCCTGACGGCGGGTTATGGAGAAAGTCACCTGCGCTACGAAGTCGATGGCGCGAACGCCGCACGTGAGTTTTTGCGGAGTCACGGCATTTCGGAAGCTGATGGCCAGAGGGTCTGGCTTGCGATCGCCCTACATACGACAAATGGAATTTCACCACACATGGAGCCGACCGCAGCACTGCTTGCCGAAGCAGCAAACATGGACCTTGTCGGCGCCGGCTTTGACGACTTCACTGCGGAGCAGCGGAGCGCTATCGAGGCGGCCTACCCGCGACCGCCACAATTCGCAGAAGGCTTCCTGCAGACCCTTTACGACAGCCTCAAGCACCGTCCTGAGACTACCCAAGGCACCGGTTTGGCCGATGTAATGGCCTACAAGGACCCTGGTTTCCGACGGAGAGACTTCAGCAATCTGATGCGGAAGTCGCGCTGGACCACCGGACGATAA
- a CDS encoding alpha/beta fold hydrolase produces the protein MPTITTKDGTEIFYKDWGSGQPIVFSHGWPLSADDWDTQMLFFLNRGFRVIAHDRRGHGRSSQGGAGHDMDHYADDLAAVTEHLDLKNAVHVGHSTGGGEVVHYIARHGESRVAKAAILSAVPPLMVQTPSNQAGLPKAVFDDLQRQLAANRSQFYFDIASGPFYGFNRPDRKPSQPVILNWWRQGMMGGAKAHYDGIVAFSQTDFTEDLKKISVPVLVMHGDDDQIVPYADSAPLSAKLLTNGTLRTYKGFPHGMPTTEAETINADLLAFVKS, from the coding sequence ATGCCCACGATCACCACCAAAGACGGTACAGAGATATTCTACAAAGACTGGGGTTCGGGGCAGCCCATCGTCTTCAGCCATGGTTGGCCGTTGTCGGCCGACGACTGGGACACACAGATGCTGTTCTTCCTCAACCGCGGCTTTCGCGTCATCGCGCATGACCGCCGCGGCCATGGGCGCTCGAGCCAGGGTGGGGCCGGACACGACATGGATCATTATGCCGACGATCTCGCGGCGGTGACCGAGCATCTCGATCTGAAGAATGCCGTCCATGTCGGACATTCCACCGGCGGCGGCGAGGTCGTGCACTACATCGCTCGGCATGGCGAAAGCCGCGTGGCCAAGGCCGCGATCCTTTCCGCCGTGCCGCCCTTGATGGTACAGACGCCGAGCAATCAGGCTGGGCTGCCGAAGGCTGTGTTCGACGATTTGCAGCGACAATTGGCTGCCAACCGGTCGCAGTTCTACTTCGACATTGCGTCGGGGCCCTTCTATGGCTTCAATCGGCCCGACAGGAAGCCGTCCCAGCCCGTGATCCTGAACTGGTGGCGTCAGGGTATGATGGGTGGAGCAAAGGCGCATTACGACGGCATCGTCGCGTTCTCGCAAACCGACTTCACTGAGGACCTGAAGAAGATCAGTGTGCCGGTGCTGGTGATGCACGGCGACGATGACCAGATCGTGCCGTATGCTGATTCCGCGCCGCTGTCCGCAAAGCTTCTGACAAACGGTACGCTAAGGACCTACAAGGGATTTCCGCATGGCATGCCGACGACAGAGGCCGAGACTATCAACGCGGACCTCTTGGCGTTCGTTAAGAGTTAG
- a CDS encoding formate dehydrogenase subunit gamma yields MITPSRFRSFILIAFAILMMIALTPALAQTLGPDGAPNPTASTMTEQQLLQQSPRIEGNIAQPIERARVLIQPAGRAWDYFHQVTLRWIGALAILGMIAVIAAFHFVIGRLRISAGRSGQKILRFNSFERFAHWLTAVSFVILALTGLNITFGRITLLPVIGPEAFSSVSQIAKYVHNYVSASFVIGLVLIVALWIKDNIPRNVDVDWVRQGGGFIKSKHAPAGRFNAGEKLVFWTAFGAGAAVTVSGALLLFPFYVTNIVGMQLALIVHSVIAVLFVAVIIAHIYIGTLGTEGAFEAMGTGEVDLNWAEEHHDLWLKDELAKKRHADQSRKTSATPAE; encoded by the coding sequence ATGATAACTCCTTCTCGCTTTCGTTCCTTCATCCTGATTGCGTTTGCGATCCTGATGATGATCGCACTAACTCCCGCGCTCGCGCAGACACTTGGCCCGGACGGCGCACCCAATCCAACTGCGAGCACGATGACTGAGCAGCAGTTGCTTCAGCAATCACCACGCATCGAGGGCAACATCGCCCAGCCGATCGAGCGCGCGCGCGTACTCATTCAGCCGGCCGGCAGGGCATGGGACTATTTCCACCAAGTCACGCTGCGGTGGATCGGCGCCCTCGCAATTCTCGGCATGATCGCGGTGATCGCAGCCTTCCACTTCGTCATTGGGCGGCTACGGATCTCCGCCGGACGTTCTGGGCAGAAGATTTTGCGCTTCAATTCTTTCGAGCGCTTCGCGCACTGGCTGACAGCGGTATCCTTCGTCATCCTCGCCTTAACCGGGCTGAACATCACGTTCGGACGCATCACTCTTCTGCCGGTGATCGGACCTGAAGCGTTCAGCAGCGTGTCGCAAATCGCTAAATACGTCCACAACTACGTCAGCGCATCGTTCGTGATCGGCCTCGTCCTGATCGTCGCGCTCTGGATCAAGGACAACATTCCCCGGAACGTCGATGTCGACTGGGTCCGGCAAGGTGGCGGCTTTATCAAGTCGAAACACGCGCCGGCGGGCCGCTTCAACGCGGGCGAGAAGCTGGTGTTCTGGACCGCCTTCGGCGCTGGAGCGGCCGTTACTGTTTCAGGCGCTCTTCTTCTGTTTCCGTTTTATGTGACGAACATCGTGGGAATGCAACTCGCCCTGATTGTCCACAGTGTGATCGCAGTCCTCTTCGTCGCGGTGATCATTGCGCACATCTACATCGGCACGCTCGGAACGGAGGGGGCATTCGAAGCCATGGGGACGGGCGAGGTCGATCTTAACTGGGCGGAAGAACATCACGATCTCTGGCTTAAGGATGAGCTGGCCAAGAAACGTCACGCCGATCAATCCAGGAAAACATCAGCAACTCCGGCGGAATGA
- a CDS encoding DsrE family protein, translating to MSASEKPLHIDIAVTLKDVRTVYSIGALTFEGDLPASIFHLQLITNDIADSNAESEVIAVFHTNAGHVTLHDVAYNADRNIATGNPYKELVADLMRRSVRIELCGATAKAHNWGNADLLPGIKVNTDAMARTTQLVQQGFVKGNEGKGVLLAI from the coding sequence ATGTCTGCCTCCGAGAAGCCGCTTCACATCGATATTGCGGTGACGCTCAAGGACGTGAGGACAGTGTACAGCATCGGCGCGCTAACGTTCGAAGGCGATCTGCCGGCTTCCATTTTCCACCTACAGCTCATCACCAACGACATCGCCGACTCGAACGCCGAATCGGAGGTTATCGCCGTCTTTCATACAAACGCCGGCCACGTCACGCTGCACGACGTCGCCTACAACGCCGATCGAAACATCGCGACCGGCAATCCCTACAAGGAGCTTGTGGCAGACCTGATGAGGCGCAGTGTGCGTATCGAGCTGTGCGGAGCGACCGCGAAGGCGCACAACTGGGGCAATGCCGATCTGCTCCCCGGCATCAAAGTCAACACGGATGCCATGGCGAGGACGACGCAGCTCGTTCAGCAAGGATTCGTGAAGGGGAATGAAGGCAAGGGCGTGTTGTTAGCGATCTGA
- a CDS encoding formate dehydrogenase: MSEQHRGAIGRRPLLRTGMMGFISTTAASALKVDTTAADTETDAEKRKARFQADSAEVQNFYRVNRYPKR; encoded by the coding sequence ATGAGCGAACAACACAGAGGGGCAATTGGACGCCGGCCGCTGCTGCGCACCGGAATGATGGGCTTCATCTCGACAACTGCAGCAAGTGCTTTGAAAGTCGACACCACCGCGGCCGACACGGAAACCGACGCCGAGAAACGCAAGGCGCGATTTCAGGCAGACTCGGCGGAGGTTCAGAATTTCTATCGGGTGAACCGCTACCCTAAGCGTTGA
- a CDS encoding formate dehydrogenase subunit alpha: protein MLIRRSDRQPHQGRIAFGLAKQSSDKGLDRRSFLRRSGVVAGSLAAIGDLPLGGLRQAEAGPPPPPRAAVTTRKNVCTHCSVGCSVIAKVANGVWIGQEPDYDSPINRGSHCCKGAAVRDDVLSDRRLRYPQKLVDGRWQRLSWNKAIEEIGDKLLEIRQKAGPDSVYWLGSAKFTNEAAYLNRKLAAFWGTNNSDHQARICHSTTVTGVANTWGYGAMTNSYNDIRNSKTILFMGGNPAEAHPVSLQHILEGKELNRANVIVVDPRMTRTAAHATEYVRVRPGVHIATIYGMLWHIFENGWEDKAFIRQRVHGIDDIRKEVAKWTPDEVERVTGLPEDQVKHIAETFANEKPATLIWAMGQTQFATGTANVRASCILLLATGNVGYSGGGANIFRGHTNVQGATDLGLDVTTLPLYYGLSEEAWQHWCRVWEVDIDWMRARFANRTLMETPGIPSTRWFDATLLPTDVVSQPDTLRAMFVMGHGVNTITRMPEATRGMEKLDLLVVCDPYPTAWSVLSGRKNGTYLLPACTSFEMDGSRTASNRSLQWGEQIVTPIFESKNDYDVMYMLAKKFGFADRMFKNIKVENGAVSAEDILREINRGGWSTGYCGQSPERLKAHMKNQAKFDLVTLRAPKDDPEVGGDYYGLPWPCWGTPEFRHPGSAILYNTNLSVKDGGGTFRARFGIERVVKRKVMENGQEVEKEEHDNLLSDGSYSVGSEIKDGYPEFTLGVLKKLGWDKDLAPAEMEIIQRVNAANPDVVAWSTDLSGGIQRVAIEHGCNPCGNGKARMNAWNLPDPIPVHREVIFTSRPDLFGKYPTRPDAQQFRVPNIGFSVQKSAVDRGIIKQFPLILSSGRLVEYEGGGEETRSNRWLAELKQDMYVEINPADASERGIKDGGWVWVTGAESNSKTRVKAVVTERVGKGVAWMPYHFAGWYEGTDLRSKYPKGNDPIVLGESVNTLTTYGYDPATGMQEPKATLCQIKAA from the coding sequence GTGCTGATAAGAAGATCAGACCGTCAACCGCACCAAGGGAGAATTGCTTTCGGGCTGGCAAAGCAGTCGTCAGACAAGGGACTTGACCGTCGTTCGTTCCTGCGCCGCTCAGGCGTCGTCGCGGGCAGTTTGGCCGCGATTGGCGATCTGCCGCTGGGCGGCCTTCGTCAGGCTGAGGCAGGCCCGCCGCCGCCTCCGAGGGCGGCCGTCACAACCCGGAAGAATGTTTGCACGCATTGTTCGGTCGGCTGTTCGGTGATCGCCAAGGTCGCGAATGGCGTGTGGATCGGCCAGGAGCCGGACTACGACAGCCCGATCAATCGCGGCTCACATTGCTGCAAAGGAGCAGCGGTGCGAGACGACGTGTTGAGCGATCGCCGCTTGCGTTACCCGCAAAAGCTCGTCGACGGCCGATGGCAACGGCTCTCCTGGAATAAGGCTATCGAAGAGATCGGCGACAAGCTTTTGGAGATTCGCCAGAAGGCTGGTCCGGATTCGGTGTACTGGCTCGGCTCGGCCAAGTTCACGAACGAAGCGGCCTACCTTAACCGCAAACTCGCGGCCTTCTGGGGAACGAACAATTCCGATCACCAGGCACGCATCTGTCACTCCACCACAGTCACCGGGGTCGCCAATACCTGGGGCTATGGTGCGATGACCAACAGCTACAACGACATCCGCAACTCCAAGACCATCCTGTTCATGGGCGGCAATCCAGCCGAGGCCCATCCGGTTTCGCTGCAGCATATTCTTGAAGGCAAGGAGCTGAACCGCGCAAATGTCATCGTCGTAGATCCACGGATGACGCGAACCGCGGCGCACGCGACTGAATATGTCCGCGTACGACCCGGAGTTCACATCGCAACCATCTATGGAATGCTCTGGCACATTTTCGAGAATGGCTGGGAGGATAAGGCATTTATCCGCCAGCGCGTTCACGGCATAGACGATATCCGCAAGGAAGTCGCGAAATGGACTCCTGACGAAGTTGAACGCGTCACCGGCTTACCAGAAGACCAAGTCAAGCACATCGCCGAGACCTTTGCGAACGAGAAGCCGGCGACACTCATCTGGGCGATGGGCCAGACGCAATTCGCCACTGGAACAGCGAACGTGCGGGCAAGTTGCATCCTACTGCTCGCTACCGGCAACGTCGGCTATTCCGGCGGCGGCGCCAACATTTTCCGCGGTCACACCAATGTGCAGGGTGCTACCGATCTCGGCCTCGATGTGACGACGCTTCCTCTTTACTACGGCCTTTCGGAAGAGGCGTGGCAGCATTGGTGCCGCGTATGGGAGGTCGACATCGACTGGATGCGCGCCCGCTTCGCGAACAGAACGCTGATGGAAACTCCCGGAATTCCAAGCACACGCTGGTTCGATGCCACGCTGCTGCCGACGGATGTGGTCAGCCAGCCGGACACGTTGCGCGCGATGTTCGTGATGGGACATGGCGTCAACACGATCACCAGAATGCCGGAAGCAACGCGCGGAATGGAGAAGCTCGATCTTCTGGTCGTGTGCGATCCATACCCAACGGCTTGGTCGGTGCTCTCGGGGCGGAAGAACGGCACATATTTGCTGCCAGCGTGCACAAGCTTCGAGATGGACGGCTCGCGCACAGCGTCCAACCGCTCCCTCCAGTGGGGCGAACAAATCGTAACGCCAATCTTCGAATCGAAGAATGACTACGACGTGATGTACATGCTCGCGAAGAAGTTTGGTTTCGCTGATCGCATGTTCAAGAACATCAAGGTGGAGAACGGCGCCGTATCTGCCGAAGACATTCTGCGCGAGATCAATCGCGGTGGTTGGTCGACCGGATATTGCGGACAGTCGCCCGAGCGACTGAAAGCCCACATGAAGAACCAGGCGAAATTCGATCTGGTGACCCTGCGGGCACCAAAGGACGATCCAGAAGTTGGTGGGGACTATTACGGGTTACCTTGGCCATGCTGGGGGACGCCTGAGTTCAGGCATCCCGGCAGTGCGATACTTTACAATACCAATTTAAGCGTAAAGGACGGTGGCGGTACGTTCCGCGCGCGTTTCGGCATCGAGCGCGTGGTTAAGCGCAAGGTCATGGAAAACGGGCAAGAGGTGGAAAAGGAGGAGCATGACAATTTGCTCTCCGATGGCTCCTACTCGGTCGGCTCGGAAATCAAGGATGGATATCCTGAGTTCACGCTTGGCGTCCTCAAGAAGCTTGGCTGGGACAAAGACCTCGCCCCCGCGGAAATGGAAATCATCCAGCGAGTAAACGCAGCCAATCCCGATGTCGTGGCCTGGTCGACCGACCTTTCCGGCGGCATCCAGCGCGTGGCGATTGAGCATGGCTGCAATCCTTGCGGCAACGGCAAGGCGCGTATGAACGCCTGGAATTTGCCGGATCCCATCCCGGTACACCGCGAAGTCATTTTCACGTCACGGCCGGATCTGTTCGGCAAGTATCCAACACGGCCGGACGCGCAGCAATTCCGCGTTCCGAACATCGGCTTTTCCGTTCAGAAGTCCGCCGTCGACAGAGGCATCATCAAGCAGTTTCCGCTGATCCTGAGTTCCGGCCGGCTTGTCGAATACGAAGGCGGTGGCGAAGAAACGCGCTCCAACAGGTGGCTCGCCGAATTGAAGCAGGACATGTACGTCGAGATCAATCCGGCGGACGCATCTGAGCGCGGCATCAAGGATGGTGGATGGGTTTGGGTCACGGGCGCTGAAAGCAATTCCAAAACGCGGGTGAAGGCAGTGGTGACCGAACGTGTCGGAAAAGGGGTCGCGTGGATGCCCTACCACTTTGCCGGCTGGTACGAAGGCACTGATCTGCGCAGCAAGTACCCCAAGGGAAACGATCCCATCGTGCTCGGGGAAAGCGTTAACACGCTTACGACCTATGGCTATGACCCCGCGACGGGCATGCAGGAACCCAAGGCCACGCTCTGTCAGATTAAAGCGGCATGA
- a CDS encoding NADP-dependent oxidoreductase has translation MTPSSIVSQVGEERTHSTMMAWRVHEFGPPQVMKFEPVPRPKPGPGEVLVKVEAVGVGPWDGWIRAGKSALPQPLPLTLGSDLSGEIVAMGPGVSERRVGDQVYGVTNPQFVGAYAEYALASAGMVSNKPSSLTHVEAASVPVVAVTAWQALFDHAELKAGQTVVIHGAAGNVGSYAVQLARHAGVQTIATVSTGDISVVRNLGANTVIDYRTQRFEKEVRDADAVIDLVGGETQDRSFQVLRRGGKLISAVSRPDQDLAKRYGVEAAFFLVNVTSQYLTDIGRLIDDGKLRTNVGVVLPLAEAREAHLMLERVRPQPKGKIVLDVGAS, from the coding sequence ATGACCCCCAGCAGCATCGTTTCTCAAGTTGGTGAAGAGCGAACTCATTCAACAATGATGGCCTGGCGCGTGCACGAGTTTGGGCCGCCACAGGTCATGAAGTTCGAGCCCGTGCCACGACCCAAGCCCGGTCCTGGCGAGGTCCTGGTCAAAGTTGAAGCCGTTGGGGTCGGGCCATGGGATGGCTGGATCAGGGCCGGGAAGAGCGCCTTGCCGCAACCGCTCCCCCTCACTCTGGGCTCGGATCTGTCCGGTGAAATCGTCGCCATGGGCCCCGGAGTCTCCGAACGACGTGTGGGAGATCAGGTTTATGGTGTTACGAATCCGCAGTTTGTCGGGGCCTACGCCGAGTACGCTCTCGCTTCCGCGGGCATGGTCTCGAACAAGCCAAGCTCGCTGACCCACGTTGAAGCCGCCTCCGTTCCTGTCGTTGCCGTCACCGCATGGCAGGCGTTGTTTGATCACGCCGAGCTCAAAGCAGGTCAAACGGTGGTTATTCACGGGGCGGCCGGTAACGTTGGCTCCTATGCGGTTCAACTGGCCCGTCACGCGGGTGTGCAAACCATCGCAACCGTATCGACGGGCGATATTTCCGTCGTGCGCAACCTCGGCGCAAACACGGTGATCGACTACCGGACCCAGCGCTTTGAGAAAGAAGTACGGGACGCGGACGCTGTGATTGATCTGGTCGGCGGTGAAACCCAAGACCGCTCATTCCAGGTCCTTCGTCGCGGCGGCAAGCTGATCTCGGCAGTGTCCCGCCCGGATCAGGATCTTGCAAAGCGCTACGGTGTTGAAGCCGCCTTCTTTTTGGTCAACGTCACGAGCCAATATCTGACGGACATCGGTCGCTTGATCGATGATGGAAAACTGCGAACAAACGTGGGGGTAGTCTTACCCCTCGCGGAGGCGCGCGAGGCTCATTTGATGCTGGAACGCGTGCGGCCTCAGCCGAAAGGAAAGATCGTGCTCGACGTCGGAGCGAGTTGA